One genomic region from Neisseria weaveri encodes:
- a CDS encoding aminopeptidase P family protein — MSTVVERIRTLRETMQQHRIDAWIIPTADPHLSEYLPEHWQSRVYFSGFTGSAGTLVVTAKQAGLWADSRYWEQAAQQLSGSGITLQKLGAVPNYTEWLSQHLPEQAVVGIAPDMLSLNAKQQLLSAFTDRHILLQHDQDIAANVWPQRPTLPSSTIFVHNPEYVAESAAAKLNRIRSFMHQQGVAHHLVSSLDDIAWITNLRGSDVSYNPVFLSFLLISHNRATLFLVDQQQLNEEARQLLAEAQIDTADYQDAAAALAQLSGGLMIDPARTAVSTLQYLPKDLKTVEHINPSTLFKSIKSSADLAYIRTTMAQDGAALCGFFAEFERKIAAGEAVTELDVDTMLLAHRSRRNGFVSPSFGTIAGFNQNGALPHYSATPEAHSIITGNGLLLIDSGGQYHGGTTDITRVIPIGTPSEEQKRDFTLVLKAHIALATTIFPENIPGPMLDAICRKPLWQAQCNYGHGTGHGVGYFLNVHEGPQTIAYMAPVNPNHAMKAGMITSNEPGLYRPGKWGIRIENLVANVPVDSPAETEFGNYLRFETLTLCPIDTRLIEKTLLTAEETDWLNSYHAEVREKLLPLVEGEAKAWLEAQTQSI, encoded by the coding sequence ATGAGTACCGTTGTAGAACGCATCCGAACCTTGCGCGAAACCATGCAGCAACACCGTATCGACGCATGGATCATTCCCACTGCCGATCCCCATCTTTCCGAGTATCTGCCGGAACATTGGCAAAGCCGGGTCTATTTTTCAGGCTTTACCGGTTCGGCAGGTACATTAGTCGTAACCGCCAAGCAAGCCGGTTTGTGGGCGGACAGCCGTTACTGGGAACAAGCCGCACAACAATTGTCCGGCAGCGGCATTACCCTGCAGAAACTCGGCGCCGTACCTAATTACACCGAATGGCTGTCGCAACACCTGCCGGAACAAGCCGTTGTCGGCATTGCGCCCGATATGCTGTCGCTCAATGCCAAACAGCAATTACTTTCCGCATTTACCGACCGCCATATTCTGCTGCAACACGACCAAGATATTGCCGCCAATGTATGGCCGCAACGTCCGACGCTGCCGTCTTCAACCATTTTCGTACACAACCCCGAATACGTTGCGGAAAGCGCGGCCGCCAAACTCAACCGCATACGCTCTTTCATGCATCAGCAAGGCGTAGCACACCATCTGGTTTCCTCTCTTGACGATATTGCCTGGATTACCAACTTGCGCGGCAGCGACGTTTCCTACAACCCCGTATTCCTGTCTTTCCTGCTGATCAGCCATAATCGCGCCACCCTGTTTTTGGTTGACCAACAGCAGCTCAACGAAGAAGCACGCCAACTATTGGCTGAAGCACAAATCGACACTGCCGATTACCAAGATGCGGCTGCAGCACTTGCCCAACTTTCAGGCGGCCTGATGATTGACCCAGCGCGCACAGCAGTCAGCACGCTCCAATACCTGCCGAAAGACTTAAAAACGGTCGAGCATATCAATCCGAGTACATTATTCAAATCCATCAAATCGTCCGCCGATCTCGCCTACATCCGTACCACCATGGCGCAGGACGGTGCTGCATTATGCGGCTTCTTTGCCGAATTCGAACGCAAAATCGCCGCAGGCGAAGCCGTAACCGAATTGGATGTCGACACCATGCTGCTGGCGCACCGCAGCCGCCGCAACGGTTTCGTCTCCCCCAGCTTCGGCACCATCGCAGGCTTCAACCAAAACGGCGCCCTGCCCCATTACAGCGCCACACCCGAAGCCCACAGCATTATTACCGGCAACGGCTTATTGCTCATCGACTCCGGCGGCCAATATCACGGCGGCACCACCGACATTACCCGCGTTATTCCCATCGGCACGCCGTCTGAAGAACAAAAACGCGACTTCACCCTAGTCTTAAAGGCACATATCGCATTGGCTACCACCATTTTTCCGGAAAACATCCCCGGCCCGATGTTGGACGCCATCTGCCGCAAACCCCTATGGCAGGCCCAATGCAACTACGGACACGGCACCGGGCACGGCGTCGGCTACTTCCTCAACGTACACGAAGGCCCGCAAACCATCGCCTACATGGCACCGGTCAACCCGAACCACGCCATGAAAGCCGGTATGATTACCTCCAACGAACCCGGACTATACCGACCCGGCAAATGGGGTATCCGTATTGAAAACCTGGTTGCCAACGTTCCGGTCGACTCTCCGGCAGAAACCGAATTCGGCAACTATCTACGCTTCGAAACCCTAACCCTATGCCCGATAGACACACGCCTGATCGAAAAAACCTTATTAACGGCAGAAGAAACCGACTGGCTAAACAGCTATCACGCAGAAGTCAGAGAAAAATTGCTGCCTTTGGTTGAAGGCGAAGCCAAAGCTTGGTTGGAAGCACAAACCCAATCCATTTAA
- a CDS encoding transferrin-binding protein-like solute binding protein — MFGTHKKFNAKVKYIAGAAVCAALLSACGSGGASLEDDLKHYVEFQSVIKSIQELKPADELTVADEGRIKTAFQNYQKLSEQDKKSVPSDNVEKLKNALLTIQGNKQAASTVDKIIAQLPSANQIDTADERQQLFQALRQYNALTVAQKTWLSPSTGKTVESFSGAFVLDNDSLPSLNLPTPKHTAFISSATAQQQNPHMQQRMVDGKVALLSNQPRLIQSLDIVKNDSVIVDGVILNNSPKEPGNPTTDVQYLTTYSAITKAKSVGNSGEDISALLGKDKGVYSISKTSFDEEIKALVDKVSDVWDEIDRIEQAEKEQAQEAKNNQAELDKLASLSLPLEDLEQKKKELGKQKLEIEKAKQQLAKDKEIAKEKIMQYEPRYAKEIDYDLVLVLGKQVIKALTLEKRSLPKSALLSLISAYRQQNSIAQEVGDAWERLSKDKNNVAAWEVIKKHKPLFTDHIMRRVVLDAYENITAEETPYIRKDKNGLVFDPSHFDGIYSLKFEDGTHIVLHDSAAAGWHYQTFAYYTDPKNGVIYGYQSVGDETPKDAVPDKGTATYSGITTARLTDNGAMNHLTARVNAVADFAKKAISFTTSDAHTHRINDQGFRESQSLEKYNLYGHATWEASSNSFKGDVFSTDKSLKGELNGKFYGASVAEIGGTYGLKDQAGKIQLIGGYGAARK, encoded by the coding sequence ATGTTTGGGACTCACAAAAAATTCAATGCCAAAGTCAAATATATTGCCGGCGCTGCCGTTTGTGCCGCTTTATTGTCTGCTTGCGGCAGTGGCGGTGCATCTTTGGAAGACGATTTAAAGCATTATGTTGAATTTCAAAGTGTAATAAAAAGTATTCAAGAATTGAAACCGGCAGACGAATTGACGGTTGCCGATGAAGGCCGGATTAAAACCGCTTTTCAGAATTATCAGAAGCTGTCTGAACAAGACAAAAAATCCGTTCCCTCAGACAATGTAGAGAAGCTGAAAAATGCATTGCTGACGATTCAGGGCAACAAACAAGCCGCATCAACAGTGGATAAGATTATTGCCCAGTTGCCTTCGGCAAATCAAATCGATACGGCGGATGAAAGACAACAATTATTCCAAGCACTCAGACAATACAATGCTTTAACTGTGGCGCAAAAAACCTGGTTGTCTCCCTCGACAGGTAAAACGGTAGAAAGTTTTTCGGGTGCTTTTGTACTTGATAATGACAGCTTGCCGTCTTTAAATTTGCCGACTCCGAAACACACGGCATTTATCAGTTCTGCAACCGCTCAGCAGCAGAACCCGCATATGCAGCAGCGCATGGTGGATGGGAAAGTAGCATTGCTTAGCAATCAACCCCGTTTGATTCAGAGCTTGGATATCGTTAAAAATGATTCGGTGATTGTCGATGGTGTGATTTTAAACAATTCTCCAAAAGAGCCGGGCAATCCGACAACAGATGTGCAATATCTGACAACATATTCCGCAATCACTAAAGCCAAATCAGTGGGTAATTCCGGTGAAGATATTAGTGCTTTGTTGGGTAAAGACAAGGGTGTTTATTCTATTTCCAAGACCAGCTTTGATGAAGAAATTAAAGCACTGGTTGATAAAGTTTCGGATGTTTGGGACGAGATAGATAGGATTGAACAAGCGGAAAAAGAACAGGCTCAAGAAGCTAAAAATAATCAAGCTGAATTAGATAAATTAGCTTCATTATCTTTGCCATTGGAAGATCTGGAGCAGAAGAAAAAGGAATTGGGGAAGCAGAAACTAGAGATTGAAAAAGCAAAGCAGCAATTGGCAAAAGATAAAGAAATTGCTAAAGAAAAAATTATGCAATATGAGCCTCGGTATGCTAAAGAGATAGATTATGATTTGGTATTGGTCTTAGGGAAGCAAGTAATAAAAGCACTTACGCTAGAAAAACGCAGCTTGCCAAAAAGTGCTTTGTTATCGTTAATTTCAGCGTATAGACAACAGAATTCAATTGCTCAGGAAGTTGGGGATGCTTGGGAACGGCTGTCTAAAGACAAAAACAATGTTGCTGCTTGGGAAGTGATTAAGAAGCATAAACCGTTATTTACAGATCATATTATGCGTCGGGTTGTATTAGATGCTTATGAGAACATCACAGCCGAAGAAACGCCTTATATTCGTAAAGATAAAAACGGTTTGGTATTTGATCCGAGTCATTTCGATGGGATCTACTCGTTAAAATTTGAAGACGGTACGCATATTGTTCTTCATGATTCTGCGGCTGCAGGTTGGCATTACCAAACCTTTGCTTATTATACCGATCCGAAAAACGGTGTGATTTACGGCTACCAAAGCGTCGGCGATGAAACGCCGAAGGACGCGGTTCCGGATAAAGGAACGGCAACTTACTCAGGCATCACGACTGCGCGTTTGACAGATAACGGTGCGATGAATCATTTGACTGCAAGGGTGAATGCAGTGGCCGATTTTGCGAAAAAAGCCATTAGCTTCACAACATCTGATGCGCATACACATAGGATTAATGATCAAGGCTTTAGGGAATCACAATCTCTGGAGAAGTATAATTTATACGGTCATGCAACCTGGGAAGCTTCCAGTAATTCTTTTAAAGGAGATGTGTTCAGTACCGATAAGAGCTTGAAAGGTGAGTTAAACGGTAAATTCTATGGTGCCAGCGTGGCAGAGATCGGCGGTACGTACGGTTTGAAAGACCAAGCCGGTAAGATTCAGCTGATCGGCGGTTATGGTGCGGCACGCAAGTAA
- a CDS encoding TerC family protein, which yields MDFSWLAEPHTWIGFATLLILEVVLGIDNLVFVAILANKVKPSLRDKARITGLGLAVVMRIIMLGFMAHIITLTQPFFHIAGWAVSGKDLIMLFGGLFLLYKATTELHERLEGHNHFAVADTHKTHAPFWGVVLQILVLDAVFSIDSVITAVAMVDHIVVAMAAVVVAMTVMILASKPLTEFVDKHPTVVMLCLGFLLMIGFSLIAEAFHFHIPKGYLYAAIGFSILIEMFNQISQKNTRKNDYISSSWRQRTAENVLGMMGIRESVLAASGDKASDDTHFEENEKSMIRSVLTLAERPILGVMIPRRDIERLDISQSKEEQHIKLQETPYSRLLVVGKAGVDEPLGYINKKDLLNQVLENGEINIQTALRQPLVLPETTTALNAIELFRNNSADYALVVDEFGAVLGMVTMKDLLETIAGEFPEEFEREEEPTLQANADHSLTVDGALEYVELAPQLGLPPQDEDADYHTVAGLIMEELQSLPDVGDFAEFHGWRFEVIEKAGQRIERVKITKVPEEE from the coding sequence ATGGATTTCAGTTGGTTAGCCGAACCGCATACTTGGATAGGCTTTGCAACGCTTCTGATCCTCGAAGTGGTTTTGGGGATTGATAACTTGGTATTTGTGGCGATTTTGGCCAATAAGGTCAAGCCGTCACTGCGAGACAAAGCCAGGATTACCGGTTTGGGTTTGGCTGTCGTCATGCGGATTATCATGTTGGGTTTTATGGCGCACATCATTACTCTGACCCAACCTTTTTTCCACATTGCGGGCTGGGCGGTTTCAGGTAAAGACTTGATTATGTTGTTCGGCGGACTGTTTTTGCTGTACAAGGCAACGACCGAATTGCATGAACGGCTCGAAGGGCACAACCATTTTGCCGTGGCCGATACCCATAAAACACATGCACCTTTTTGGGGGGTCGTATTACAAATTTTGGTTTTGGACGCCGTATTTTCCATCGACTCGGTGATTACAGCCGTTGCTATGGTTGATCATATCGTCGTGGCGATGGCTGCCGTCGTGGTGGCCATGACGGTGATGATTTTAGCCAGCAAACCGCTCACCGAATTTGTAGATAAACACCCTACTGTGGTGATGCTGTGTTTGGGCTTCCTGTTGATGATCGGTTTCAGCCTGATTGCAGAAGCTTTCCATTTCCATATTCCTAAAGGCTATCTCTATGCAGCAATCGGCTTCTCGATTCTGATTGAGATGTTTAACCAGATTTCGCAAAAGAATACCCGCAAAAATGATTACATCAGCAGCTCATGGCGCCAACGTACGGCCGAAAACGTGCTGGGTATGATGGGGATCAGGGAGAGCGTATTGGCCGCTTCGGGCGACAAAGCTTCGGACGATACGCACTTTGAGGAAAACGAAAAATCCATGATCCGCAGCGTACTGACTTTGGCGGAGCGTCCTATTTTAGGTGTGATGATTCCCCGTCGCGACATCGAGCGTTTGGATATTTCCCAAAGCAAAGAAGAGCAGCATATCAAGCTGCAGGAAACACCTTATTCCCGTCTGTTGGTAGTCGGTAAGGCAGGTGTCGACGAACCTTTGGGCTATATCAACAAAAAAGATTTATTGAATCAGGTATTGGAAAACGGTGAGATCAATATTCAGACGGCCTTAAGACAGCCCTTAGTGCTGCCGGAAACCACAACTGCGTTGAATGCCATTGAGCTTTTCCGTAACAACAGTGCCGATTATGCGCTGGTTGTCGATGAATTCGGCGCAGTTTTGGGCATGGTAACCATGAAAGACTTATTGGAGACCATTGCCGGAGAGTTCCCGGAAGAGTTTGAGCGCGAAGAAGAGCCGACTTTGCAGGCCAATGCCGATCACAGCCTGACTGTGGACGGTGCATTGGAGTATGTCGAACTCGCCCCGCAATTGGGATTGCCGCCGCAAGACGAAGATGCCGATTATCATACCGTTGCAGGTTTGATTATGGAGGAACTGCAGAGTCTGCCCGATGTTGGAGATTTTGCAGAATTTCACGGTTGGCGTTTTGAGGTTATCGAAAAAGCCGGACAACGTATCGAACGCGTGAAAATTACGAAAGTACCGGAAGAAGAATAA
- the ccsB gene encoding c-type cytochrome biogenesis protein CcsB: protein MTTQKNHLSIENHELLNGRSFWQSLMAADWLYAAVLVAVAVFVQNFTGHHMDGYEVAILWGSLLIAVWLGWFFKPMRWFILGSMALAYGAVKLYAGDIARSDTFFLKYFLSSQSAIMWQCATVFFAWFCYIAGAVIAKKQQAETNTLLGMGTALAWVGALAGFTGLLVRWHESYLLRPDAGHIPVSNLYEVFILFLVITALMYLYYEGKFAMQKLGGFVFSFMVVVVSFVLWYSVSRDAHTIQPLIPALQSWWMKIHVPANFIGYGAFCMAAMLGVAELWAIRSESAGKKSWLPDSQTIEEVMYKAIAVGFLFFTIATILGALWAADAWGRYWSWDPKETWAFIVWLNYAVWLHLRLVAGWRGKVLAWWAIIGLFITAFAFIGVNMFLSGLHSYGEL from the coding sequence ATGACTACCCAAAAAAATCATTTAAGTATCGAGAACCACGAATTATTAAACGGCCGTTCGTTTTGGCAGAGCCTAATGGCGGCTGACTGGCTGTATGCAGCGGTTTTGGTTGCTGTTGCCGTATTCGTTCAGAATTTTACAGGGCACCATATGGATGGCTACGAAGTGGCCATTTTATGGGGCAGTTTGCTGATTGCCGTTTGGTTGGGTTGGTTTTTCAAGCCGATGAGATGGTTTATTTTGGGCAGCATGGCGTTGGCTTACGGAGCAGTAAAGTTGTATGCCGGAGATATTGCCCGTTCGGATACTTTTTTCCTGAAATATTTCTTAAGCAGTCAGTCGGCAATCATGTGGCAATGTGCAACGGTTTTCTTTGCATGGTTTTGCTATATTGCCGGTGCTGTAATTGCGAAGAAACAGCAGGCTGAAACCAATACTTTGTTGGGCATGGGTACGGCGTTGGCTTGGGTGGGAGCCTTGGCAGGCTTTACCGGTTTGCTGGTCCGTTGGCATGAAAGTTATCTGCTTCGTCCCGATGCGGGCCATATTCCGGTTTCAAACCTTTATGAAGTATTTATTTTGTTTTTGGTGATTACCGCTTTGATGTATCTGTATTACGAAGGAAAGTTTGCCATGCAGAAGCTGGGCGGATTTGTCTTTTCGTTTATGGTCGTGGTGGTATCGTTTGTGCTGTGGTACAGCGTATCCCGAGATGCGCATACGATTCAGCCCTTGATTCCGGCGTTGCAGTCTTGGTGGATGAAGATACATGTTCCGGCCAACTTTATCGGATACGGCGCATTTTGTATGGCCGCTATGCTGGGTGTGGCGGAGTTGTGGGCAATCCGCAGTGAATCGGCCGGTAAGAAATCTTGGCTGCCTGATTCTCAAACCATCGAAGAGGTCATGTATAAAGCCATTGCAGTCGGTTTCCTGTTTTTCACCATTGCAACGATTTTGGGTGCATTGTGGGCGGCGGATGCTTGGGGACGTTATTGGAGCTGGGATCCGAAAGAAACTTGGGCGTTTATCGTTTGGCTGAATTATGCAGTATGGCTGCATTTGCGTTTGGTTGCCGGTTGGCGCGGTAAAGTTTTGGCTTGGTGGGCGATCATCGGTTTGTTTATCACGGCTTTTGCATTCATTGGCGTCAATATGTTCTTAAGCGGATTGCATTCCTACGGCGAACTTTGA
- a CDS encoding c-type cytochrome: protein MKRFTLLALAVAAGAAYAAPKADLARGKEIATTVCASCHAADGNSGIAMYPKLSAQHAKYIYQQTVAIKDGKRTTGASAAMAPMVANLTDQDIVDVAAFYAKQFPKPGETNPKDNPELGAKIFRGGIAEKKIPACMSCHGPNGAGIPGGGTDIVAYPRVGGQHKAYIVDQMKAYKNGQRTHTIMVDIAKRMSDEEVDAVANFIQGLH from the coding sequence ATGAAACGTTTCACCTTGTTGGCATTGGCTGTAGCAGCAGGCGCAGCATATGCAGCACCCAAGGCAGATTTGGCCAGAGGCAAAGAAATTGCAACGACCGTTTGCGCATCTTGCCATGCCGCAGACGGTAACAGCGGTATCGCTATGTATCCGAAATTGTCTGCGCAACATGCCAAATATATCTATCAGCAAACCGTTGCCATTAAGGACGGTAAGCGTACGACAGGCGCATCGGCGGCAATGGCACCGATGGTTGCCAATCTGACCGATCAGGATATCGTTGATGTGGCTGCATTCTATGCCAAACAATTCCCGAAACCGGGTGAGACCAATCCCAAAGACAATCCTGAATTGGGTGCGAAAATCTTCCGCGGCGGTATTGCCGAGAAGAAAATCCCGGCATGTATGTCTTGCCACGGACCGAACGGAGCCGGTATTCCGGGCGGAGGCACGGATATCGTGGCTTATCCGCGCGTAGGCGGCCAGCACAAAGCTTATATTGTTGATCAGATGAAGGCTTATAAAAACGGCCAACGTACCCATACTATCATGGTGGATATCGCCAAGCGCATGTCTGACGAAGAAGTTGATGCCGTAGCCAACTTCATTCAAGGCTTGCATTAA
- the yihA gene encoding ribosome biogenesis GTP-binding protein YihA/YsxC, which produces MNLFQNAKFFTTVNHLKDLPDTPAEIAFVGRSNAGKSSAINTLTNHVRLAYVSKTPGRTQHINFFELTNGSFMVDLPGYGYAQVPEAVRTHWVKLLGDYLQQRAQLIGLVLIMDARHPLKNLDIQMLDFFHITGRPVHILLSKADKLSKNEQIKTLSTVKKMLKPYMERQKISVQLFSSLKKQGIEEVNEVVGKWFAEHAEIARSNLIESPDIEA; this is translated from the coding sequence ATGAACCTATTTCAAAACGCAAAATTCTTTACCACGGTCAATCATTTGAAAGATTTACCCGATACTCCGGCCGAAATTGCTTTTGTCGGCCGAAGCAATGCAGGCAAATCCAGTGCAATCAACACATTGACCAATCATGTCCGCCTGGCTTACGTTTCAAAAACACCGGGCAGAACGCAGCATATCAACTTCTTCGAACTGACCAACGGCAGCTTTATGGTCGACCTGCCCGGTTACGGCTATGCCCAAGTACCGGAAGCCGTCCGCACACATTGGGTCAAACTGCTTGGTGACTATTTACAGCAACGCGCCCAACTGATCGGCTTGGTTTTGATTATGGACGCACGTCATCCGCTTAAAAATCTGGATATCCAAATGCTGGACTTTTTCCATATAACGGGAAGACCGGTTCATATTTTGCTGTCTAAAGCAGATAAATTATCCAAAAACGAGCAGATTAAAACTTTGAGTACCGTCAAGAAAATGCTGAAACCTTATATGGAACGCCAAAAAATCAGCGTACAGCTTTTCTCCAGCCTGAAAAAACAGGGCATTGAAGAAGTCAACGAAGTAGTCGGAAAATGGTTTGCAGAGCATGCCGAAATTGCCCGTTCCAACCTAATTGAATCACCCGATATCGAAGCATAA
- a CDS encoding methyltransferase family protein gives MEKGLKIYLLLYLTVYFLVVFLWPAYRLYRRTGINPITFDQADTAHNYIGRVMKCILVLSAGMVLLFVFGEEGYRYLIPIAYFTSGVWTVLGLIMVHTALVWIVVSQYQMGDSWRIGIDRDSMSELVTRGVFSLSRNPIFLGMIMTMAGLFLILPNALSFCLAVVAYVLIQIQIRLEEAFLEERYGGQYRSYQALTPRLVVMPGCRR, from the coding sequence ATGGAGAAAGGGTTGAAAATCTATTTGCTTTTGTATCTGACAGTGTATTTTTTGGTGGTTTTTTTGTGGCCGGCTTATCGGCTGTATCGGAGGACGGGAATCAATCCGATTACTTTTGATCAGGCTGATACGGCGCATAATTACATCGGTAGGGTGATGAAGTGTATATTGGTTTTGTCAGCCGGGATGGTTTTGTTGTTTGTTTTCGGAGAAGAGGGCTATCGGTATTTAATTCCTATTGCGTATTTTACTTCCGGTGTGTGGACTGTTTTGGGCTTGATTATGGTTCATACGGCTTTGGTTTGGATTGTTGTCAGCCAATATCAAATGGGCGACAGTTGGCGGATCGGTATTGATCGGGACAGCATGTCGGAATTGGTAACACGAGGGGTGTTTTCGTTGAGCAGAAATCCGATTTTTCTAGGCATGATTATGACTATGGCGGGGCTGTTTTTGATTTTGCCGAACGCTTTGAGCTTCTGTTTGGCGGTTGTTGCTTATGTATTAATACAGATTCAGATCCGTTTGGAAGAGGCATTTTTAGAGGAGCGGTATGGCGGGCAATACCGATCTTATCAGGCTTTAACGCCTAGATTGGTTGTTATGCCGGGATGTCGGCGTTGA
- a CDS encoding lipid A biosynthesis lauroyl acyltransferase, which yields MKFAFFILYLIQLLPFKIIQKLADWVGILAYHTVLPRRHVGEVNLRKCYPEWTEQQRTAVLKQHFKHMAKLMLEYGLYWYAPAERLRKFVRYQDKCHLDNALANGDKVIILYPHFAAFEMAVYTLNQDTPLISMYSHQKNKNLDEQILKGRHRYNNVFLIGRNEGLRSIIKQLRKNNAPFLYLPDQDFGRQESIFVDFFNIPTATTSGLGRIAAMTGAKIVPAIPIRNSDGHVTLRFYPAWNDFPSDDIEADTRRMNRFIEERIREHPEQYFWLHKRFKTRPEGESGFY from the coding sequence ATGAAATTCGCCTTTTTTATTCTTTACCTTATCCAACTGCTGCCGTTCAAAATAATACAGAAGCTGGCAGATTGGGTCGGCATTCTTGCATACCACACCGTATTACCGCGCAGACATGTCGGCGAGGTCAACCTGCGCAAATGCTATCCCGAATGGACGGAACAACAAAGAACAGCCGTCTTAAAACAGCATTTCAAACACATGGCCAAACTCATGCTCGAATACGGTCTCTACTGGTATGCTCCGGCAGAACGGTTAAGAAAATTCGTCCGCTATCAAGATAAATGCCATCTCGACAACGCGCTGGCAAACGGAGATAAAGTCATCATTCTCTATCCGCACTTCGCCGCATTTGAAATGGCTGTTTACACACTGAATCAAGACACCCCTTTAATCAGTATGTATTCCCACCAAAAAAACAAAAATCTCGACGAACAGATCTTAAAAGGCCGCCACCGTTACAACAACGTCTTCCTGATCGGGCGCAACGAAGGCTTACGCAGCATTATCAAACAACTGCGTAAAAACAACGCACCCTTTCTCTATTTACCCGACCAAGACTTCGGCAGGCAAGAATCTATTTTTGTCGATTTTTTCAACATCCCCACCGCAACCACTTCCGGCCTGGGCCGCATTGCCGCCATGACAGGCGCAAAAATCGTTCCCGCCATCCCGATTCGAAATTCAGACGGCCATGTTACCCTACGCTTCTACCCGGCATGGAACGACTTCCCCAGCGATGATATTGAAGCCGATACCCGACGCATGAACCGGTTTATCGAAGAGCGTATACGCGAACACCCCGAGCAATATTTTTGGCTGCACAAACGGTTTAAAACCCGACCGGAAGGCGAAAGCGGTTTCTACTAA